In a genomic window of Streptomyces noursei ATCC 11455:
- a CDS encoding MarR family winged helix-turn-helix transcriptional regulator, producing the protein MSATAPQAPTKLQLLELLAAIGTAQWRDFATTAAHHGLTATQAKVLAQLDDPLPMRGLAAVLACDASNVTGIVDRLEARALVRRAADPADRRVKNVVATDAGREIIRRVREEMQETHGALDALSDVESTTLYALLDRLRPAAEST; encoded by the coding sequence ATGAGTGCCACCGCCCCACAGGCCCCGACCAAGCTCCAGCTGCTGGAGCTGCTCGCCGCCATCGGCACCGCTCAGTGGCGTGACTTCGCGACCACCGCGGCCCACCACGGCCTCACCGCCACCCAGGCCAAGGTCCTCGCCCAGCTCGACGACCCGCTGCCGATGCGCGGCCTCGCTGCCGTCCTGGCGTGCGACGCGTCGAACGTCACGGGGATCGTGGACCGTCTGGAGGCCCGCGCGCTGGTCCGCCGTGCGGCCGACCCCGCGGACCGACGGGTGAAGAACGTCGTCGCGACCGACGCGGGCCGCGAGATCATCCGCCGTGTGCGCGAGGAGATGCAGGAGACGCACGGCGCCCTCGACGCCCTGAGCGACGTCGAGAGCACGACGCTCTACGCCCTGCTGGACCGCTTGCGCCCAGCGGCGGAGAGCACCTGA
- a CDS encoding MFS transporter, whose translation MSHVVSAPAPAAGQRNETIIVFALSLAAMVVSMMQTLPVPILGLIRNDLGASAADVSWVTTATLLSAAVCTPLLGRFGDQHGKKPTLVAVLVVMVVGSVIAAVAGSLPLLILGRVLQGAATAIFPLALSVLREEVRPQKLPGAMALVSGTLAFGSGLALVATGLLTSGADADYRNAFWMATGFAVLALLAVVFLVPATRHKSGGRTDFLGALTLGAALLLLLLPISQGHEWGWASGRTLGAFAGAAVMIAVWVLTELKVREPLVDMRMFIHRPVLMANLAGILVGFGMFANFLGVSYLVQMPKALTGFGFDASILRASVQFLLPGAIISLLASPVGGRLVRHRGPRLALGMAAVCGSIGFGWLALDHAHTASVIGAGLLTGAAVSFGYAAMPAVIMASVPHHQSGIANGINSISRSTGSAIGSAIVTTILASRTIEHLPAGVPPLPAESGFTLTFGIGAVAFVLVAVISWLGLRAPRDPRAAEADPARASSSSTPHAETAVADRAAGSAVQDDAVPADAVLADAVPAGAGFHGLVRDAAGEVLGGAALTLIAPDGQQVGRTLSRPDGRYALHAPAGGPYVLIAAADGHQPQAVPVTAGATPVAYGIRLPRAAGAAGAQVRGTVSAGESGRPLPDARLTLVDAAGNVVRTTLTDAGGSYAFTDVTAGDYSLIASGYPPVASPLAVEGHGTDGFDVHLVHP comes from the coding sequence ATGAGCCACGTCGTATCCGCCCCCGCCCCCGCCGCCGGGCAGCGGAACGAGACGATCATCGTCTTCGCCCTGAGCCTTGCCGCCATGGTCGTGTCGATGATGCAGACCCTGCCCGTCCCGATCCTGGGCCTGATCCGAAACGACCTCGGAGCCTCGGCCGCCGATGTCAGCTGGGTGACGACCGCCACCCTGTTGTCCGCCGCCGTCTGCACCCCGCTGCTCGGCCGCTTCGGCGATCAGCACGGCAAGAAGCCCACCCTGGTGGCCGTGCTCGTCGTCATGGTCGTCGGCTCCGTCATCGCCGCGGTCGCGGGCTCGCTGCCGCTGCTGATCCTGGGTCGGGTGCTCCAGGGAGCCGCCACCGCGATCTTCCCACTGGCCCTCTCCGTGCTACGGGAAGAGGTCCGGCCGCAGAAGCTGCCCGGCGCCATGGCCCTGGTCAGCGGCACCCTCGCGTTCGGCAGCGGGCTCGCGCTCGTCGCCACCGGCCTGCTCACCTCCGGGGCGGACGCGGACTACCGCAACGCCTTCTGGATGGCCACCGGCTTCGCGGTCCTCGCCCTGCTCGCCGTCGTCTTCCTGGTCCCGGCGACCCGGCACAAGAGCGGCGGACGCACGGACTTCCTCGGTGCCCTCACCCTCGGCGCAGCCCTGCTGCTGCTCCTGCTGCCGATCTCCCAGGGGCACGAGTGGGGCTGGGCCTCCGGTCGTACGCTGGGCGCCTTCGCCGGCGCGGCCGTCATGATCGCGGTCTGGGTCCTGACCGAGCTCAAGGTCCGCGAACCGCTCGTCGACATGCGGATGTTCATCCACCGTCCGGTCCTGATGGCCAACCTCGCGGGCATCCTCGTCGGCTTCGGCATGTTCGCGAACTTCCTCGGTGTCTCCTACCTCGTACAGATGCCCAAGGCGCTCACCGGCTTCGGCTTCGACGCGTCCATCCTGCGCGCGTCCGTCCAGTTCCTGCTGCCCGGAGCGATCATCTCGCTGCTCGCCTCGCCCGTCGGTGGCCGGCTCGTCCGCCATCGCGGCCCCCGGCTCGCGCTCGGCATGGCCGCCGTATGCGGAAGCATCGGCTTCGGCTGGCTGGCCCTGGACCACGCCCACACCGCCTCGGTGATCGGCGCCGGCCTCCTGACCGGTGCGGCCGTCAGCTTCGGCTACGCCGCCATGCCCGCCGTCATCATGGCGAGCGTCCCGCACCACCAAAGCGGCATCGCCAACGGCATCAACTCGATATCCCGCTCCACCGGCAGCGCGATCGGCAGCGCCATCGTCACCACCATCCTGGCGTCCAGGACGATCGAGCACCTGCCGGCGGGCGTTCCGCCACTGCCCGCCGAATCCGGCTTCACCCTCACCTTCGGAATCGGGGCCGTCGCATTCGTGCTGGTCGCGGTGATCAGCTGGCTCGGCCTGCGCGCACCGCGCGACCCCCGGGCGGCCGAGGCGGATCCGGCACGTGCGAGCAGCTCGTCAACTCCGCATGCGGAAACGGCCGTTGCCGATCGGGCCGCGGGGTCCGCGGTCCAGGACGATGCCGTCCCGGCCGACGCCGTCCTGGCCGATGCCGTTCCGGCCGGGGCCGGGTTCCACGGCCTGGTTCGGGACGCCGCCGGCGAGGTGCTGGGCGGTGCCGCCCTCACCCTCATCGCGCCGGACGGCCAGCAGGTGGGCCGCACGCTCTCCCGCCCCGACGGCCGGTACGCCCTGCACGCCCCAGCCGGTGGCCCGTATGTCCTGATCGCTGCCGCCGACGGCCACCAGCCGCAGGCCGTCCCCGTCACGGCGGGGGCCACCCCGGTCGCGTACGGCATCAGGCTTCCCCGCGCCGCAGGAGCGGCCGGTGCGCAGGTGCGGGGCACCGTGAGTGCCGGAGAGAGCGGCCGTCCGCTGCCCGATGCCCGACTGACGTTGGTCGACGCCGCGGGGAACGTCGTGCGCACCACCCTCACCGACGCCGGGGGCTCGTACGCCTTCACCGACGTGACCGCGGGCGACTACTCGCTCATCGCCAGCGGCTACCCGCCCGTGGCGTCGCCGCTGGCCGTCGAGGGCCACGGCACGGACGGCTTCGACGTGCACCTGGTGCATCCCTAG
- a CDS encoding NADH:flavin oxidoreductase, translating into MTVSTSSASRAAEILSRPVALNGLTVPNRIVMAPMTRTFSPGGVPGDDVRSYYARRAAAGVGLIVTEGTYVGHESAGQSDRVPRFHGEEQLAGWAKVAEAVHEAGGTIVPQLWHIGMVRKQGEPPYADAPAVGPSGIRVDGTEGAGKAMTRGDLDDVVGAFVEAAVAAERIGFDGVELHGAHGYLLDQFLWAGTNRRTDAYGGDPVARTKFAAEIVAAVRESVSAEFPVIFRYSQWKQEAYDARLAETPEELEAILAPLAAAGVDAFHASTRRYWLPEFDDSDLNLAGWTKKLTGRPTITVGSVGLDGDFLRAFAGEGAAVGSIDNLLDRMERDEFDLVAVGRALLQDPEWAAKILAGRFDELHPYDAAALKTLS; encoded by the coding sequence ATGACCGTCTCCACATCCTCCGCCTCCCGCGCGGCCGAGATACTCTCCCGGCCGGTCGCGCTGAACGGCCTGACCGTCCCGAACCGCATCGTGATGGCGCCGATGACGCGGACGTTCTCCCCGGGCGGCGTGCCCGGCGATGACGTGCGCTCGTACTACGCCCGTCGTGCCGCCGCGGGCGTGGGCCTGATCGTCACCGAGGGGACCTACGTCGGCCACGAGTCCGCGGGACAGAGCGACCGGGTGCCCCGCTTCCACGGTGAGGAGCAGCTGGCGGGGTGGGCGAAGGTCGCCGAGGCCGTGCACGAGGCGGGCGGCACGATCGTGCCGCAGCTGTGGCACATCGGCATGGTGCGCAAGCAGGGCGAGCCGCCCTACGCCGACGCCCCTGCCGTCGGCCCCTCCGGCATCCGCGTCGACGGCACCGAGGGCGCCGGCAAGGCGATGACCCGGGGCGACCTGGACGATGTCGTCGGCGCCTTCGTCGAGGCCGCCGTGGCCGCCGAGCGGATCGGCTTCGACGGCGTCGAACTGCACGGCGCCCACGGCTACCTCCTCGACCAGTTCCTGTGGGCCGGCACGAACCGCCGTACCGACGCCTACGGCGGCGATCCGGTGGCCCGTACGAAGTTCGCGGCCGAGATCGTGGCCGCGGTCCGCGAGAGCGTCTCGGCCGAGTTCCCGGTGATCTTCCGTTACTCGCAGTGGAAGCAGGAGGCATACGACGCGAGGCTCGCCGAGACCCCGGAGGAGCTGGAGGCGATCCTGGCCCCGCTCGCCGCGGCCGGCGTCGACGCCTTCCACGCCTCCACCCGGCGCTACTGGCTGCCGGAGTTCGACGACTCGGACCTGAACCTGGCGGGCTGGACCAAGAAGCTCACCGGCAGGCCCACCATCACCGTCGGCTCGGTCGGCCTCGACGGCGACTTCCTCCGTGCGTTCGCAGGTGAGGGCGCCGCGGTCGGCAGCATCGACAACCTCCTCGACCGCATGGAGCGCGACGAGTTCGACCTGGTCGCCGTCGGCCGCGCCCTGCTCCAGGACCCGGAGTGGGCGGCGAAGATCCTGGCGGGCCGCTTCGACGAACTGCACCCGTATGACGCGGCGGCGCTGAAGACGCTGAGCTAA
- a CDS encoding DUF2867 domain-containing protein, which translates to MRLPRTAHTDRPWRVHEIADDFTVEDVWALPTPGGPDDLAWLVRQIAEGLIGGVKGEGLVSRTLFAVRWKLGALLGWDTAGNGIGTRLPSLRDRMPADLRQGPQGPDLGSSPFTSLYQRDDEWAAEMANKTVHAVMHIGWVPDGSGGYRGQMAVLVKPNGPFGTLYMAAIKPFRHLGVYPALMRSIGREWQTNASRRRTH; encoded by the coding sequence ATGCGACTTCCCCGCACTGCCCACACCGACCGCCCCTGGCGGGTCCACGAGATCGCCGACGACTTCACGGTGGAGGACGTATGGGCGCTGCCCACCCCCGGCGGCCCCGACGACCTCGCCTGGCTGGTCCGCCAGATCGCCGAAGGACTCATCGGCGGGGTGAAGGGAGAAGGTCTCGTCTCCCGCACGCTCTTCGCCGTCCGCTGGAAGCTCGGAGCACTGCTCGGCTGGGACACGGCCGGCAACGGCATCGGCACCCGACTGCCCTCTCTGCGTGACCGGATGCCGGCGGACCTTCGCCAGGGTCCCCAGGGCCCCGACCTCGGCTCCTCCCCGTTCACCTCCCTCTATCAGCGGGACGACGAGTGGGCGGCCGAGATGGCCAACAAGACCGTGCACGCGGTGATGCACATCGGCTGGGTCCCGGACGGATCCGGCGGCTACCGCGGCCAGATGGCCGTCCTGGTGAAGCCGAACGGGCCGTTCGGAACCCTCTACATGGCCGCCATCAAACCCTTCCGCCACCTCGGGGTGTACCCGGCGCTGATGCGCTCCATCGGCCGCGAGTGGCAGACGAACGCCTCCCGCCGGCGCACGCACTGA
- a CDS encoding TetR/AcrR family transcriptional regulator, with product MGATRTPRGKWIEEGLRALVAGGPEAVRIEALAQALGVSKGGFYGYFRNRDALLTEMLDTWEYEVTESVIEQVESGGGGARARLARLFGIVAAAADGPVRGTTADIAIRDWARRDPAVAERLRRVDNRRMDYLRSLFSSFCPDEDEVEIRCLISVSVRIGNHFYAADNGRRSRAEVMELIRQRLLA from the coding sequence ATGGGCGCGACCCGCACGCCACGGGGCAAGTGGATCGAGGAAGGGCTGCGCGCACTCGTCGCAGGCGGCCCCGAAGCGGTCCGGATCGAGGCGCTGGCGCAGGCACTCGGCGTCAGCAAGGGCGGCTTCTACGGATACTTCCGCAATCGGGACGCGCTGCTCACCGAAATGCTCGACACCTGGGAGTACGAGGTCACCGAGAGCGTGATCGAGCAGGTCGAGAGCGGCGGGGGAGGCGCCAGGGCCAGGCTGGCGCGACTGTTCGGCATCGTCGCCGCCGCCGCTGACGGGCCGGTGCGGGGCACCACCGCCGACATAGCGATCCGTGACTGGGCCCGCCGCGACCCGGCCGTCGCCGAGCGCCTGCGCCGCGTCGACAATCGCCGTATGGACTACCTGCGTTCGCTGTTCTCTTCCTTCTGCCCCGACGAGGACGAGGTCGAGATCCGCTGTCTGATCTCCGTCTCGGTGCGCATCGGCAACCACTTCTACGCCGCCGACAACGGCCGGCGCAGTCGCGCGGAAGTGATGGAGCTGATCAGGCAGCGGCTGTTGGCTTAG
- a CDS encoding GNAT family N-acetyltransferase, translating to MDSVNDPYELRVGVPSVEVFRQLRNDAGLSDKAPEAVALALPNTWYGVVLHHEGKPIGMGRIVGDGGTAFQIVDICVHPAHQGRGLGRRIMAALTEELECRAPATAYVSLIADGPARFLYEKFGFADTARHDSIGMYRLMGAS from the coding sequence ATGGATAGCGTAAACGACCCTTACGAGTTGCGGGTGGGAGTGCCCTCCGTCGAGGTCTTCCGTCAGCTGCGGAACGATGCCGGGCTCTCCGACAAAGCCCCCGAGGCGGTGGCGCTCGCCCTGCCCAACACGTGGTACGGGGTGGTCCTCCACCACGAGGGCAAGCCCATCGGCATGGGGCGGATCGTCGGTGACGGTGGCACCGCCTTCCAGATCGTCGACATCTGTGTGCATCCCGCGCATCAGGGGCGTGGCCTCGGCAGACGCATCATGGCCGCACTCACCGAGGAACTGGAGTGCCGGGCGCCCGCCACCGCCTATGTCTCGCTGATCGCGGACGGGCCCGCGCGCTTCCTCTACGAGAAGTTCGGCTTCGCGGACACCGCCAGGCACGACTCGATCGGCATGTACCGCCTGATGGGCGCGAGTTGA
- a CDS encoding ATP-grasp domain-containing protein yields MTTPPLVLFLGNARYGEFEPLREAGYRVGLIRDTTSHGWCAADDAFDVVWRWDPGEGIDTLAAELKQDPSVCVLNLREAYVEHYARLCTALGLPAVPAEDVAALRSKHLMRRLFVERIGQDSTGSFASVRSPADIVEFGRHHGWPVVVKPAALYSSLFVVPVPGPEAAAEAFRHIRDGVDGHVRDKGLPDSFRALQVEEFLTGSNHSVDLVVDREGNAWPGPVVDVLTGADLGGADFHHFARFAPSLAPAQDRIRMAELAVHAVRAMGLRLCAAHVEFILTPAGPRLLEVGIRPGGHRARVLHQAHGVSFMAAYVAVMRGEQPDLGEKFDRPFGIVTPFPRTTGVFTGLHALDRVTALPAYSTHAVYHSPGKQVGTAAQGHWQTLSIELTAARMSELDQDIRRIWDMDDLIHTRPQTPERTEPEQSGRPHRPHLLLIGGKDSGFRSIADLDVRITLVQERANLSELQTRRADTLLVQEHLEEGPVRAAAESLHSTGAPFDAVLSFAESQLLTAARIGEFLGLAHNPAPAVVRSRDKARMRALLDEHGLPSVPYRVCGSLAEAEDFQRELAAPVVLKPSDGSGSRGVTLVREPGELSAGWRRAAAAGVPLVAEAYVTGREVSVETLTLDGVHEVVAVTEKLTSGPPSFIEVGHQMPADLGSGPAERVAATVTALLDALGHRWGPAHTEVMLQADGSPVIIETQTRFGGDQIWEMVELVTGVQLAAATAAGILGAAAPPRRPAVGGGAAIRFFAEQNTVVRSVGDLDAVRAMPGVMTARTTVRPGQRLGPLDGSGSRQGYVLAVGTDRREAVARAEAAHRAAGFEVSG; encoded by the coding sequence ATGACCACTCCGCCGCTGGTGCTGTTCCTGGGCAATGCCCGCTACGGCGAGTTCGAGCCGCTCCGTGAGGCGGGATACCGGGTCGGGTTGATCCGCGACACCACATCGCACGGCTGGTGTGCGGCCGACGACGCCTTCGACGTGGTGTGGCGCTGGGACCCGGGAGAGGGCATCGACACCCTCGCCGCCGAGCTCAAGCAGGACCCGTCGGTGTGCGTCCTCAATCTCCGTGAGGCGTATGTCGAGCACTACGCCCGGCTCTGTACGGCCCTCGGGCTGCCGGCGGTTCCGGCGGAGGACGTGGCCGCGCTGCGTTCGAAGCACCTGATGCGTCGGCTGTTCGTCGAACGCATCGGTCAGGACAGCACCGGGTCCTTCGCGAGCGTCCGCTCTCCCGCAGACATCGTGGAGTTCGGGCGACACCACGGCTGGCCCGTGGTGGTCAAACCGGCGGCGCTCTACTCCAGCCTCTTCGTCGTACCCGTGCCCGGCCCCGAGGCCGCCGCCGAAGCCTTCCGGCACATCCGGGACGGCGTCGACGGGCACGTCCGCGACAAGGGGCTGCCGGACTCCTTCCGCGCCCTGCAGGTCGAGGAGTTCCTCACCGGCAGCAACCACTCGGTGGACCTCGTCGTCGACCGCGAGGGCAACGCCTGGCCCGGTCCGGTGGTCGACGTGCTGACCGGGGCCGATCTGGGCGGCGCGGACTTCCATCACTTCGCCCGGTTCGCCCCGAGCCTGGCCCCGGCCCAGGATCGGATCCGGATGGCCGAACTCGCCGTCCATGCCGTACGGGCCATGGGCCTTCGCCTGTGCGCCGCGCATGTCGAGTTCATCCTCACACCGGCCGGGCCCCGGCTGCTGGAGGTGGGCATCCGCCCGGGCGGCCACCGCGCCCGGGTGCTCCACCAGGCGCACGGCGTCTCCTTCATGGCCGCCTACGTTGCCGTGATGCGCGGCGAACAGCCCGACCTGGGCGAGAAGTTCGACCGCCCGTTCGGCATCGTGACACCTTTCCCCCGGACGACCGGGGTGTTCACCGGCCTGCACGCCCTCGACCGCGTGACGGCGCTGCCCGCCTACTCCACGCACGCCGTGTACCACTCCCCCGGCAAGCAGGTGGGCACCGCGGCCCAGGGCCACTGGCAGACGCTCTCCATCGAGCTGACGGCAGCCCGGATGTCCGAGCTGGACCAGGACATCAGGAGAATCTGGGACATGGACGACCTGATTCACACCCGACCACAGACACCCGAGCGGACGGAACCCGAACAGTCCGGACGCCCCCACCGCCCCCATCTCCTGCTCATCGGCGGCAAGGACTCGGGCTTCCGCTCGATCGCCGACCTCGACGTGCGGATCACCCTCGTCCAGGAGCGGGCGAACCTCAGCGAACTCCAGACACGGCGCGCCGACACCCTGTTGGTCCAGGAACATCTGGAGGAGGGCCCCGTCCGGGCCGCGGCCGAGTCCCTGCACAGCACCGGCGCCCCCTTCGACGCCGTCCTGTCCTTCGCGGAATCGCAGCTGCTGACCGCCGCCCGGATCGGCGAGTTCCTGGGCCTCGCCCACAACCCCGCGCCCGCGGTCGTGCGCAGCCGGGACAAGGCCCGTATGCGTGCGCTGCTCGACGAGCACGGCCTGCCGTCCGTGCCCTACCGCGTCTGCGGCAGCCTCGCCGAAGCCGAAGACTTTCAGCGGGAGTTGGCGGCTCCCGTCGTCCTCAAGCCCTCGGACGGCTCGGGCAGCCGAGGGGTGACGCTGGTCCGCGAACCGGGGGAACTGTCCGCCGGCTGGCGGCGCGCCGCGGCGGCGGGCGTTCCGCTGGTCGCCGAAGCGTATGTCACCGGGCGGGAGGTGAGCGTCGAGACGCTCACGCTGGACGGTGTGCACGAAGTGGTGGCAGTCACCGAAAAGCTCACCTCGGGACCGCCTTCCTTCATCGAGGTGGGGCACCAGATGCCGGCGGATCTCGGTTCCGGACCCGCGGAGCGTGTGGCGGCCACGGTCACCGCGCTGCTGGACGCGCTCGGTCACCGATGGGGCCCCGCGCATACCGAGGTCATGCTGCAGGCGGACGGCTCGCCCGTCATCATCGAGACCCAGACGCGCTTCGGCGGCGACCAGATCTGGGAGATGGTGGAGTTGGTCACCGGTGTCCAACTGGCCGCCGCCACGGCCGCCGGAATCCTGGGGGCGGCAGCGCCGCCCCGCCGGCCGGCCGTCGGCGGCGGTGCTGCCATCAGGTTCTTCGCCGAGCAGAACACCGTCGTACGGTCCGTCGGCGATCTGGACGCGGTACGAGCCATGCCTGGCGTCATGACCGCGCGGACCACCGTTCGGCCTGGTCAGCGCCTTGGCCCGCTGGACGGTTCCGGGAGCCGCCAGGGGTATGTGCTGGCCGTCGGGACCGACCGGCGCGAAGCGGTGGCACGTGCCGAGGCCGCCCACCGGGCCGCCGGATTCGAGGTGAGCGGCTGA
- a CDS encoding sugar phosphate isomerase/epimerase family protein: protein MTDVPDPTSPSPTRPRIGFSTNIWDNPADIVGHLDFLADHFTDIEFEIAEEAQEVLFGATAQEYEKIVDGMRSVITERGLDVSVHAAWYGPHTDLCAADEAERTESVHFLRRAVHLAADLGVDRVTYHPGYTGRRPNSVLLDVLRSSLDRVRPLLDRTGVLLCMENMGADRPRYVVFSPEEHVTLCESTGTWMTLDIPHLATVHRPRGDFDEALATVAPYVRTAHIADIKGSDHTHIPIGAGDLPLWESLEKLGSYGFDGAAIVEEFARGYTPEDYLKAALSFRERWDAAGAMRGEG, encoded by the coding sequence ATGACTGACGTTCCGGACCCGACGTCCCCCTCCCCCACCCGCCCCCGCATCGGTTTCTCCACCAACATCTGGGACAACCCCGCGGACATCGTGGGACACCTGGACTTCCTGGCCGACCATTTCACCGACATCGAGTTCGAGATCGCCGAGGAAGCGCAAGAGGTGCTCTTCGGGGCCACGGCCCAGGAGTACGAGAAGATCGTGGACGGGATGCGTTCCGTCATCACCGAGCGCGGGCTGGACGTGTCCGTCCACGCTGCCTGGTACGGGCCGCACACCGACTTATGCGCGGCCGACGAGGCGGAGCGGACCGAGTCCGTGCACTTCCTGCGCCGCGCGGTGCACCTCGCCGCCGACCTCGGCGTGGACCGCGTGACCTACCACCCGGGATACACCGGCCGCCGCCCCAACAGCGTCCTGCTCGACGTCCTGCGCTCCTCGCTCGACCGGGTGCGGCCCCTGCTGGATCGCACCGGAGTGCTGCTGTGCATGGAGAACATGGGCGCCGACCGGCCCCGCTATGTGGTGTTCTCCCCGGAGGAACACGTCACGCTGTGCGAGAGCACCGGTACGTGGATGACCCTGGACATCCCCCATCTCGCCACCGTGCACCGGCCCCGGGGCGACTTCGACGAGGCGCTGGCCACGGTCGCCCCCTACGTCCGTACCGCGCACATCGCCGACATCAAGGGCTCCGACCACACCCACATCCCCATCGGAGCGGGTGATCTCCCCCTCTGGGAGTCGCTGGAGAAGCTCGGTTCTTACGGGTTCGACGGTGCGGCGATCGTGGAGGAGTTCGCCCGGGGGTACACACCGGAGGACTACCTCAAGGCTGCCCTGTCCTTCCGTGAGCGGTGGGACGCGGCGGGTGCCATGCGGGGCGAGGGCTGA
- a CDS encoding 2OG-Fe dioxygenase family protein, with the protein MPPYAPDALTRTQPRESQGELTPQAFVHHRPDLIRAALDGIPSDAVSHFASSWNALPADAYVEAERPYRFRRYGKFHLSEDGLRQVSHGPFLQAKAVNKLSGGVPRHFAPLDEAVATGLALRAIVGALHDQLPGPHQDINACGIHQIRVTAVPGAEGDPAPEGMHQDGHRYVGQVLIRRDGVHGAQSRIYDLDRRLVYQSQLTAPWESIVLDDRRVLHDASPVGVALGADLAVRDMLLVDFFADPALPDPSPRPLSKGQSHD; encoded by the coding sequence ATGCCCCCCTACGCACCCGACGCCCTCACCCGGACCCAACCACGGGAATCCCAGGGTGAATTAACCCCCCAAGCCTTCGTGCACCACCGTCCGGATCTGATCCGGGCCGCACTCGACGGCATTCCATCGGACGCCGTCAGCCATTTTGCCAGCTCTTGGAACGCGCTGCCCGCCGATGCGTATGTGGAAGCCGAACGACCTTATCGTTTTCGCCGCTACGGGAAATTCCACCTCTCCGAGGACGGGCTGCGACAGGTCTCGCACGGTCCTTTCCTGCAGGCCAAGGCCGTGAACAAGCTCAGCGGCGGAGTGCCCCGGCACTTCGCCCCCCTGGACGAAGCGGTGGCCACCGGACTGGCACTGCGTGCCATCGTGGGTGCGCTCCACGACCAGCTGCCCGGCCCCCACCAGGACATCAACGCCTGCGGCATCCACCAGATCCGGGTGACGGCCGTCCCCGGTGCGGAAGGCGACCCGGCGCCGGAGGGCATGCACCAGGACGGGCACCGCTATGTCGGCCAGGTGCTCATCCGCCGCGACGGCGTCCACGGTGCCCAGTCCCGCATCTACGACCTCGACCGGCGCCTCGTCTACCAGTCCCAACTCACCGCGCCCTGGGAGTCGATCGTCCTCGATGACCGGCGTGTCCTCCACGACGCCTCCCCGGTCGGCGTCGCCCTCGGGGCCGACCTCGCCGTCCGGGACATGCTCCTGGTCGACTTCTTCGCCGATCCCGCCCTGCCGGACCCGAGCCCCCGACCCCTGTCGAAAGGACAGTCCCATGACTGA
- a CDS encoding 2Fe-2S iron-sulfur cluster-binding protein, which yields MAQVTFSDANGHQSVLDVPSGTSIMEAAVDNGIDGIDGQCGGRLICATCHVFVEAVEGPAPPGLDADEDDMLDYTAVQRRPNSRLSCRLVMGDGPGALVVGLPDTQT from the coding sequence ATGGCCCAGGTAACGTTCTCCGATGCCAACGGACACCAGTCAGTACTGGATGTTCCCAGCGGCACAAGCATCATGGAAGCCGCGGTCGACAACGGAATCGACGGAATCGACGGCCAATGCGGCGGTCGCCTGATCTGCGCGACCTGCCATGTATTCGTGGAGGCCGTCGAGGGACCGGCTCCGCCCGGCCTCGATGCCGACGAGGACGACATGTTGGACTACACCGCCGTTCAGCGCCGCCCGAACAGTCGGCTGAGCTGTCGCCTCGTGATGGGCGACGGGCCGGGTGCGCTGGTCGTCGGCCTACCGGACACCCAGACCTGA